From one Chloroflexota bacterium genomic stretch:
- a CDS encoding class I SAM-dependent methyltransferase: MEATHRRHRENWADEAYVEDWLGRQPARAAERETHFRLIRSLIPHTADEVFSYINLGAGDGWLDEFILERFGRATATLLDGSALMGERAQERLHRFADRVRTIRADLSTSQWIAVAGSGYDLAVSSIALHNLRDPLRIRDLYREVYGLLADGAMFLNFDYVRLANPELRPLVQLAGTDAEAPFSQTIRGGHGGAPGTIEEQLVWMREAGFSLVDCFWKEFDTTLFGGFKGAARVPTPV; encoded by the coding sequence GTGGAAGCGACGCATCGGCGGCATCGTGAGAACTGGGCAGACGAAGCGTACGTGGAGGATTGGCTCGGGCGACAACCTGCGCGAGCAGCGGAGCGCGAGACCCATTTTCGCTTGATTCGATCCCTCATTCCCCACACCGCGGACGAGGTGTTCTCATACATCAATCTCGGCGCGGGTGACGGGTGGCTCGACGAGTTCATCCTCGAACGCTTTGGACGGGCGACGGCGACGCTTCTCGACGGCTCGGCGCTGATGGGAGAGCGGGCGCAGGAGCGCCTGCATCGGTTCGCCGACCGGGTGCGGACGATCCGAGCGGACCTCAGTACGTCCCAGTGGATCGCCGTTGCCGGGAGCGGCTACGACTTAGCCGTCTCGTCCATCGCGCTCCACAACCTCCGCGACCCGTTGCGCATTCGCGACCTCTACCGGGAGGTGTACGGCCTGCTGGCGGATGGCGCGATGTTTCTCAACTTCGACTATGTGCGGCTGGCGAATCCCGAGCTGCGGCCTCTCGTCCAACTCGCGGGCACCGACGCGGAAGCGCCCTTCAGCCAGACGATCCGCGGGGGACATGGCGGTGCACCGGGCACCATTGAGGAGCAGCTCGTCTGGATGCGCGAGGCGGGATTCTCGCTGGTCGATTGTTTCTGGAAGGAGTTTGACACCACGCTTTTCGGCGGATTCAAAGGCGCGGCTCGTGTTCCCACTCCTGTCTAG